ACATCATTGATAAAAACGAATTGTTGCCTATTGGAAAGATAACTCTTAATCCATGACCAAACAATGCCCCTTATCCCGTAATTATACAACTTATGAAGTAAAATACCATGGTCAATGGTATCAAAAGCTTTACTTAAGTCCATAAATAAAGCAacggtgtgattttttttgaaagTGAGTTTACAACTTTATCCAGCAATTTGGTTATTGCGAAATCGGTCGAGAAATTTTTTCTGAATCCAAACTGGGCTGGTGTAATAATCTTATTAAATGACAAAAAGGAATCCAATTTTTTGTAAACAATTCTTTCTAATATTTTTGATATGCATGGTAAGAGGGAAATAGGCCGATAATTTGTAACTTGAGTAGGATCATCTTTTTTATAAATCGGGATTACTTTGGCTATTTTCATTAGATCAGGAAAGCATCCAGTGGAGAGTGATAAGTTAAAAATATGTTCCAATGGAGAAACGATACATGTTACAATTTGCTGTAACAGTTTTGTACTAATACCATCATAGCCTGTGGACTTCTTTGGtgttaaagcttgtactatttcaattatttcatgtcGGTCTGTGGGGGTAAAAAacattgtattttgatttggcTGGGAAAGATATTCTTTAAAATTCGTATTGTCACCAACTATCTTGGAAGCTAAATTGGGACCGATGTTTGTAAAGAAACGGTTGAATGATTGTGCGATTTCAGCCGGTTGggatatttcttcattgtctatcTTAAGACTGTCGCTGTTGCTATGTGGTTTGCTTTTGTTAATCAATTTGTTTATAACTTTCCACGTGGCATTTAAATTTCCTTCTGCATCTTTTAATTCCTTAgaataataatctttttttgATGAGCGGATTACACTGTTTAGAGTATTACGATATTTTTTATACTTCTTGAAACTTTGTTCAGACGGTTTAGAAATATACGATTTATAAAGTTTATTGCGTTTTTTAATTGAACGTATAATTCCTCGAGTGATCCATGggtttcttttatcatttttgcgTTGTTTTCTTTGAACAAGtggtatatttttattatagtAATGAGTTAGTTTATCAATAAAGTGTTTGTAAGCTCTATTAACATCATGTTGAACCATAGTTTCATGCCATTCTTCTCTTTCTAAGTCTTCAATTAGAGCCGAAATagtattcaaattttcttttctatattttcttttattcggctttttattatcattaagctTCAGAagtggagaaataaaaaatattggtaagtGATCTGTAATATCATAAGTAAAAACACCactatgattattatcattaaaagaattggaaaatatgtTATCAATTATTGTCGCTGACATTGGAGTTATCCTAGTAGGTACATTTATACATGGataaaaatcatatgaaaatagTGTATccaaaaatgtatttatgtTATTATCACTGCCATCATGATTTCCGATTAAATGTGACGTGCTTTGTATATGATTTGacaaatcaatattgaaatcgcCCATTATGTAAGTATGTTTATTTTCGCATGAAATTTTATCCAATTCACTATCTAAGTTTTCAAGAAAGTTGTTAATATTGCTACTTGGGGGTCTGTATAATGTTCCTATGACTACATTTTTTCCATCTTTAATATCTATTTCAATGAATAAGCTTTCTATATCTTCAAAATGAATATCTGTTCTAAGtttatatttgatatttgaattaatATACATTGCcacccctcctcctcttcttttcctcctatCAATGTGTATCATGTGATAATTGGGTAAATTATAGATATTTGGAGAATTTGACTTCAGCCAGGTTTCCGAAATACCAATGACTGAAAAAGAATAATTGTTTAGAGAGGTTAAAAAAGTTTCGACAGATTCAAAGTTTTTGCAGATACTTCTGGAATTGAAATGTAGTAAACtgaaattattattaacatCAACATTGCCATCGTTATTGTCGTTTAATTCAAAGGCTGATATAAATTCCTGTGAAGTataatatttgcatttttttacatcatttcgACTATGAATAGTGTCAATTTCATCCAAATGTGAGGTCATTTAAATACCATAATATAAGAGAAAGGACCAAGCAGGAAAGAGACAAGGGAAAATGGAATGGGAGTGCAGAGGGGTGCAGGACGAAGGAAAAAACAGCTTTCGAAAAAAATATGCTAACTTTGCCATTAACATTATACGTACGTACAATGTGGTCTCAATTGTATATTTCCTATACATGGgacataaaatatattcaacatAAGTAATTTAGCAGCTATGCataactttttgtttttcatttgtaaCAAAAACTATTCACCTTATTCGAATCTATCTATGGTGACAAATATAATAAATTTGATATAACTTTACCAGTTATCAATACGCTTCTATTATAcacaaaaagataaaataaacagGTTATACCCGTTAATATGGCATAAGAAAACGTGGTATACCCGGTACGACTATAATGTAcacaataacaataatttaGTGTCTTAGATTTTTATGTTAAACAAAGATAATCATACAAGTTCATAGTAAGAAActgaaatttatgatgattataCATTGTGTAAATGTCAGTAAGGTTGAAAACCAAGAAagaattatctttaaaaaaataaaacgggGGGAAATGGAAAATGTAGTCAGATCAGCAATGATTCTCCGACTACTGTAAACATCAAGTTACATCTGTGAAAAtacatatgacatcacatacGAAGGTAGAATGAGACACTGAAAAAGGTTTTCATTGGATAGCATTCAGATCAGCGTGGGAAAAAGGTAACGAGTAATAATGTAATGCACCGATCATGCCGATCTGAACGAatgtctatacatgtatagtcatTAAGTTCTTTCTGCTGCACAGAATAATTACATCTGTAAAGTTTTGATGTGAGGCTCATAGAATGTGCGTGGTACAGAATACTGTTTTTCTTAGTACAGTTGTGCAGAAAAAAAGATGTATGAACAAATGCATTGAGAATGTACATACAGCAGTGAATAGTTCACGCGGGTTTACCTTATTACATAATCCACGATTGGCGTGCCTGAATCACACCGTCCCGTGTTTGGCCGACCATCATGGACATGGGCGCGCATACACAGAGCACAAGAATTCTCTTTAGATCTAGTTCTCTGCTTTGATAACAAACCAATGGAGAATGCTGCGTGGGTACACTGTATACTAAGTGTTGTTCGTTCGAAATAAATGAAGTGTACAGCTTCTGCCCAGCGGTACTCTTTGAaatgtattcaatatttttgctatcacttacaaatatatatatatatatagctgaATAAGACAAATTAATGTTATGTGGCATCGGAAAATGCCAACAAATTACACCGTATACACAACAAAGGTGTTTTTTAATGATAACCTCATATCTGTGagagaatgaaatgtttaattAATATGTTTTAGGCAGAATTCATGACTACTGACATTAGCAGAATGTATATAATACTAAAGATTTGTGATCTTGTCCGTGAATGGGGTATCCATACTGATTATATATTGATTACCACTATGGTACAAGAAAAAGTGTCTACCATAGATGTATTAGTCATGTACCATTATGGAACCCGAACTGACGACGATCTGATTTACAGGGTATACTTCTTTACTAttttaaaatgcaattttcttgaatttaAAGGTAAGTATTTATAAACCTCAGGTAAGTATTCCATCctgcataaatgtattgtatttttgtttgagcAATAAAACCaagtttcaaaatttgttaataCTCGCCAAGAACAAGTTTTCGTAATCAATGTTGGAATATTTAGCGTTCAAATTCGAATGTGCACATTCGAAATGAGGCAGAATAAACTGTTTTGTACAAGTGCTTCTGAAATAaatcgattgttttttttaaaaaggaaaccTTAATCAGACAAACAAAGCACATAAcacaattttatactttttctTATCAGCTATAAATGCATTTTTGTGACAACGATTCCGACGTCTTTTAAAgttcaatatgaaaaaaatcaagaaaattaaagTACATGATAAATGTACATATCATGAGGTGAAATCCTTCAATGAGCGGAATAAGAGAAATATtaattgaacatgttgaatagtGACACAGTTTTCGACTGACTTGACATGTAAAGTTGTAGAGCTTGGCATTGTAATATCAAGATCACCAATGTACTGGAGTCACGATCAAAAGAACTAGTAGACGTTTAGCACAAAACACTGGTCATGCTGGTTGTGATTTGAAATATCACTGATGATATAATTGCATTCATCATTGATTGACGTGCTCAAATACAATGGTATAAAGTTTTAACTTTCTGAAGGAACATAAGTCATTATTTTTCTAGCTATACTTTATTCTTAATACTCTTCTacgcctatatatatatatatatatatatatatatatatatatatatatcttaatgTATGTTTTTTCAGGTTAGGGAATATGAAAGGTCTAAGGTAATACATAAAGAGTATATAGTAATAATTGAAGAGATACCTATATGAAGACCATTTGTTTGTAATTAATTGGTGAACAGCAGATCTCAGGAAAATAGACATTTCAAACGAACAATATTACAAAAAGTGAAGCCTCAATGAACGGGTATTATGGCATACCGTTATCACTAGCAGAAGTATTATTCAGTTTCAACGTTACAGACTTACTAATCTttccatttttaattttgtttcaagtAATAACATAATGAGTGACTCAaaaatttgtatacatgtattgatgCCTTTTCATTTTTGCATGACGTGCACTTATCCTTTTCACTACAGCTGAATTTACAACTTAAGCATTTAGTCctgaaattatatttcaaacgtctcattttctttttgcaCGATGTATCACAATATATAAGTTCACACTGTTGAAGAATGGTGATGATGTATTTGGCATACATGTTTACGAAAGTTTatgaaacacaaaaaataaacaaaacattgtcTGTAACCATTTCATCATCACATCTGACTTTATTCGGTTTTATTACTCACACAAAATTGAAGGGGATGCCACCAGCCTGTCGCCATTTACCAGAGTAGAATCTGAGTTTCGTTCCTTTACTGTACAGTTCTTGAACTTGTTTgatccatttctttttctcttccagATCTGTTGGTGTGAGGTCATCTGtcataaaatatgtttcatcTTTCAGGGTCTCGCGGGCACGACGCATGAcatctattttctctctgtAAGACAGGAACTTCAAGAGGATGTGTCTTGGACGACCATCAACCTTCTTACCATCACGATGGGCTCTTTCAACTTTCGTTTTCACCTTAAATTTGGAGTGAAGAATTTCCTCCACCATGGTGACGGGATCTTCGCGTTCCCCTTGAGGAACTTCTGGGATGCCAACTAATCTGACATTATTTCTCCTAGAGAATCTTTCACTCCTATTTACAGCCACTTTATTGCGCTGGACTTCTAGGCGAAGCTCACTGATTTCCTTTTCCATTGATTCTATTTTGGTCTTCATTCTATTTTGATTTTCCGTCAGGTCATCCACTCGCTTACGCTCAAACTCAAACGATGCTTCCATCTTAGCTTCCAATTGCTGCAACTTTCCGACGAAGCTATCTACTGCACTCTTTATCATCTTCTCGAATCTTGCCGTTGTTTTCGTAAAATAATCATCCAGGGCAGTAGATAATCCAGCGTTGGCATGTGGAATGTGCAGAGTAGAAGGCTGATCGGTTCCAGATATGGCGCCACGCGCCATGGCGATGACGTCATCTTCCTGTGGTTCTCCGTCACTGTTTTCTGGGGTTGAGGCGGAGGCTGCACTTCTCACCGGGCTTGTAGGCCGTGtgttagacatgttagagtTTGAATTTGGCGGGCTGTTCCGTGTGGAAACGGATTGGCCCTTACGAGTAGATTGTACATACGTTTTTTGCTTTGTAGCAGCTTGTCTTTGAGGCCTTTTACCCTGTGGAGGATCCATATCTGATCTGGAAGTCACGATTGTCACGATGCTGACGAAATAATTTAAACTTGATGGTTATGAAGTCCcagaatttgaaaatttagtgACGATTTGAGACCAACATTAAAATAGGTTGTTTCTATTCCATAGCGCCCTCTACATTCATAGAGTGGAAGCAAAAACGGGGTTTGAGTATTATAGAGCTTACGTGtggcttttttttaaatgtactaCAGCTCTTCTGCGTGTCAATTGTAgagttttttttctccttaatctattccaagatatcaatatacaaaagtaatcttttaagagttctaaagacaataaactatttttgaatacataaaaccaaaagggaaaagggtatcctaggcatgctcctctTGGGTTATAGCCTCTACTGTGCTGGATCATTATTACAAATtgcaaaacaataataataatgatgataataattataatattgataataatattaatatagataaatatgaaatatagatataaaagttgttttattataccaaaaacgcaatttgccttgaCGGTGGCttttaaacacgatatttttttatttagtgtcggaatacagagaggggatggagtaaattcggagggctcccgtaggcttaaataaacaaaaaaaaatatcttcaggTAACATGTcaactgatgtctcatacatctgtcttttccaagtcgataatacaagtcaaactggttttgtaaagtaacGGGAATGCCGcggggaatgcagttttgccacttcggggtctccaaaagacatatattttaacaaagtgaaaatatggattgaggtggggtacattcgtcatgattcatgtgccagagcttcatttaagcagtaacctgcaaagcaatgtctcctgtaaattttccaagagaaacaaattagaaacaaataacacaaaattaatagtgttttatcGTTCCCGAAATGCCTTTTTCCcgtatgtatcatagattacggtgtggcagacacaccaacaaaagcgatacgagaagccgatggaagctattgtgttgagattgtgttatctcgaatgacataccattgatcgctttattgtccgattcgtgagtgtgactgtgacatagatgttgtttttggtctcgttttaccGCAATATcgcgtcatacattttgacatatttgccctctttctaagcaaattaagacactgatactgtcatgaagcatatcgattttttgcttatatattctctttcatgtagaatgttgacattttgtattaattgctgttatttataaacagttcaggattcttgaaaaaatactctgttttaaattataatttgcacaatttatgtaaattaggtaataataaacaatgatatcccaattattttatgacaattttcttcctgtcttaccctaagtctttatttctaattttagggcagttctggtgaaatatatattctgaattacttgtttatactatatcgacataatatgcaaattcatgcaaattacttgcttatttgcatagatacagcgtgtctctttggatgaatctttttcttttgactcaaggaacatttgtgccaagtgggacatttgtactaaaaaaatgcagcgttcacccctttttttgcagttaacaagtctactataaGTGTAAAAGTaaatctgtaagtataaaattatataaatatatccaaaaaggaaaaaatatataaatacaaatggtgtaactgatattgtaatccgctgggtgtgaggggaaaaaacagaagactttacagaaaaaaaaactatacagaaaaaaaaatgtatataaattatggaagggaagcaaatagcctaaaagggtaaaagcaaataaagaaaCTGATGCTGTATGGGAAAGGGAGtgtattaagaaaaaaacatagtaaacatgaaaataagcaaaataaataagtggtaaatctaagagctgaagggagagaaagaaatagatatataataattatatcacCTGAATAAGAGAGGAAAAATTGGAGCTGAGCTTATATGAGATATGGGAGGAAAGTAGAGGCAAAAACTATGATGTAACTAATCTAAAAGAGCTGAGGGGGGAATATTTGTGTACAAATGGAAAGtggaaaagaaggaaagatcAGTCGTTCCCCTCTTGGATGTTCAGGCCATGAGGTTGGATGGTGCGAAGTCGTCTCATCCAGAACTTCTCTCTGCTAGTATGGACTGAGTCAGGACGGGTACCTCAAGATTCGATGCCCTGTAGCATCATGTCAGTGATAGAGTGGCTGGGAAGGTTAAAATGGCGGCCAACTGGAGCGTCCAGCTTTGCTGTGTTGACGGTTGATCTGACGCCGTag
This DNA window, taken from Lytechinus variegatus isolate NC3 chromosome 19, Lvar_3.0, whole genome shotgun sequence, encodes the following:
- the LOC121406028 gene encoding uncharacterized protein LOC121406028, coding for MDPPQGKRPQRQAATKQKTYVQSTRKGQSVSTRNSPPNSNSNMSNTRPTSPVRSAASASTPENSDGEPQEDDVIAMARGAISGTDQPSTLHIPHANAGLSTALDDYFTKTTARFEKMIKSAVDSFVGKLQQLEAKMEASFEFERKRVDDLTENQNRMKTKIESMEKEISELRLEVQRNKVAVNRSERFSRRNNVRLVGIPEVPQGEREDPVTMVEEILHSKFKVKTKVERAHRDGKKVDGRPRHILLKFLSYREKIDVMRRARETLKDETYFMTDDLTPTDLEEKKKWIKQVQELYSKGTKLRFYSGKWRQAGGIPFNFV